The genomic window AGATTTCAGCATAGCAATGTGTGTGTGCGGGTCATCAACGATATAATGAGGATATTTATGTTTTTTAGCCTGAATCTCAAAATCCGGCGCATTATCCACCACCACAAATGGAATATGAGACTTCAAAAACTGCTGGGCTAACTGCATAGTAAATTCATTGTGATAGCAAATCACATAATGATTCTGCAAACGCGCAATTTTATATACCATTTTCTGCTCCTTAATCAATGCTATGAGTACGCCATTATTTACCACACCCATAATAAATGCCACACTAAATGTTACAACACCCGCGCCACCTATCATAAGTAGCACCGTGAAAATAATGGTGATTGTGTTAAAAGTATCCTCGTTGAGTGAGCCAAACCCGGTGTTTGTAAATGTGTAAGAAGCCTGAAAAAATGCGTGCATTAAATCATAATCTTCTAATATCAAATACCCCAAAGTTCCAAAAAGAATAAAAAGCTGGACGAGAATAAACGGGAGACGAAAGGGTTTGAGCTGTTCATACAGCTCCCCTGAAAGTGAAATATCCGGCTTGGGTCTATTACCCCAATTAAGAAATTTCTTAACCTTTAAAAACAAGGTAAATTATAGCCCTATGAGTATTTTTTCATTGTGCGTAGTGTAGAGGCTGCTACTCTTACACGCACACTTGTGCCATCTTCAAGCTTGAGTGCAATACTGCGGAGATTAGGAAGTGAGCGTCTTTTTGTCTTGTTATTAGCATGGCTCACATTATTGCCTACCATTGGTCCTTTACCCGTGAAAAAACATTTCTTCGCCATAGAAATCCTTTATATGAAATAAGGCTGGATTGTAATAAAACTAAGCACAAAACTACCTTAATCCTAATCAATAAGCACACTCATACCAACTCTTAACCCATCAACAGGCATAAGCGGATACGCCTCTACTTCAAAAGTCCTCACATCATAGCCTTTATGCGCACTTGTCGCTCTCCAAGTCGCAAAATCTCCCATAACAGACACAAAAGTTACTTTAAACTCCACTTCTTTGTTGAGTGCGGGAATGTATGCCTTAAATGTGCGGTCTTTTGGGAAGTCTTGGAGCCGATACTCTGGCACATAAAAGCTAATCCACGCGTCATTCATATCAATCATCAGCACCACTGGGAATCCACTAGGGGATAACTCACCCTCGTGTAGTAAAACATTGCTAATCTCACCATTTGCAGGAGCTATGGCTTGGGTATCTTTTGCATAGCTTTCTACCTCGCTCACCTGCCCTGCTGCAGCGTCCTCTTTAGCTTGAGCGGCAATTTTTGTCTCACTACTTGCGCCATCAAGGGCTAGTTTATACTGCTGATAGGCTACACTTTCGTTATGTTTAGCTGTCGTATAATTTGCATATGTTTCATCACGTCTTTGTTGGCTCACTACGCCGTCTTTATATAAAGATTCTATGCGCTCATAGGTGCTTTTAGCGAGATTTGCCATAGTTCTTGCACCCTGCCATACATCTTTTGCAGACTGAATCGTCTCCACCCTCGCACCCCGATTTGTCTCTGTGCTTAGAGCCTTTGCCGCTTCGTATCCTGCCCTTGCCTGTTCAAGTTTCGCCTCAAGCTCTGGAGAATTAATGCTATATACCAAATCACCCTTTTTTAGCATATCTCCCTTTTTAACAAAGATATTCTCCACACGCCCCGCGACTTTCGAGCTAATAGCATACTCGCGCGCCTGCACTTGGGCGTAAATTCTATTCTCTTTTGGTTCATATGCTCGTGTAAAGCTAATAATAAGCCACAGCACAAAACATAGCGCAATAACAGCCAATGCAACATACTTTAACGATATTTTCATTCCATTTCTCCTACTTTGTTAAAAAAGCCATAGAATCTTTCTATTTCATCACTAAGTGCGAATAAACGTGATAAAGCGATAACATAGTTATACGCCACGCTTTGACGCTCAATGATTGCAAGAGATAGGGCATTTTGTGCATCACTTACCTCTGTGCTCGTGCTTAAGCCTTGCACAAACGCGCTTTTTCGTAGCTTCAAATTCTCGCTTGCAAGCTCAATAGAGGAGCTAAGGCTAAAATATTGTGTCTTATAAGAAAGCACCTCATTATAGGTTTTTTCACAAAGCGTTTTTAAATCTTTTTGCGCCTGTGTAAGCGCGTATTGCGCTTCAAGGGAGGCAATTTTACTCGCTTGATATTTTTGAATCCGCCCATTTGGGCTAAGGAGTGACCACCGAGCCCCTACACCCACATACCAATTAGGCAAAGCCTTCTCAAACAAAGAAGTGTTATCAGTAACCATATAACTACCAAAAAGCCCTACATCTGGTAAAAATGAAGAAAATTCAATGCGTGAAAGTTCGTCTGCACCTTTCTTTTTATTATCTATCATACGCAAGGCGGGATAGACTTCAAATGTCTTATTCACAAAATAATCCACCTTTTCTAGCCAAGCCTCCTGCTTAATATCAATATTTTTGACGAGATTTAAAGCCCCTGTGCCATTGCGTCCAAGCATTGCATTAAGTGCTATATAGGCAATATCAAGATTATCTCTTGCTTTCTGCACTTCAATATTTGATTTATCATAATTCACTTGTGCTTGAAGTGTCTCTAACCGCGCAATCTGTCCTTTTTCTTGCAATTTCTGCGCGTTTTGATAATGCGCTAAATGCCCCGCATTTGCCTCCTCGAGCGTGTTTAGAATCTGCTGGGCTAAGACCGCACCATAGTAGAGCTTCGTGCAGTCCTCAAAAAGGCTTAATTCTTTGAGTTTTAATGCCAAAGTGGCGTCCTCTAGTGCGATTTGGGATAATTTATTTGCAAAATACCTCTTCCCACCCGTGAAAAGTGGATACATAATATTAAGCACACCAAAGACAATATTTTGGTCTTGCAAGGCAACAGGTTTAAGTCCAGCCAAAAGTGGCGGCAAAGCAGAGGTATCAAAAAACGGCAGGTGCATTTGTTCGTTTAAATGTATATACGAGGCATTCAATGAAATCTGCGGGAGATAAATCATTTTCGTGGCACTTCTTAGCTTTTCTTGTTTTTGGAGCGCACTCTGGGAGCTTTTTAATCCATCATTTTGGGCTAAAACCTGATTATAGGCAGATTCTAAACTCAAATACTCTGCGTGTGCATATGCGAATATCATAAGAAATATCCACTTTTTCATCGTGTGCCTTTTGTGTTAAAATGCCGAGATTCTAGCGCAAAAACATCAACAAAGGTTCGCTGTGCAAAAGCTTAAAAACACACTTGATGAATGCTATACGCGCCATAATACAGAATGCGAACTCAATGAGGATAAGCCTGACCCGCTGCTTGTAGTAAAATCTTTTGAATCTAGCTCCATTGTCGCAGAAATCGCCCTTATATGCGCCCTACTCTCCTATGGCAACGCAAGTCTTATTGTCAAAATGCTTCAAAGCCTTGATTTTTCGCTTTTAGAATCTAAGGATAAGATTAGGCAGAGTGATAAGGAAAGCTTCCCCTATTACAGATTCCAAACGCGCACAGATATAAAACATCTCTTTCTCATCATCGCTACTATGCTCGAAAAACAATCTTTAAAGGCACATTTTATCAATGCCTTTAAGAATCCTCCCACAAATCTCACACATTGGCGACAAAGCAAAAATTTCTATCACGCGCGTATGCTTTATAGCATCTCCTCTTGCATAAATTTATTTCACCATTATGCAAATAAGCTTAATATTCCCATAAGTAGCGGACTAAGCTTCGCACTCGGCACATCTTGTAGTGAGATTCTAAAAATTAAAGGCAATCCGCCTAGTGGCACAGGCGCATTCAAAAGGTGGAATATGCTACTTCGATGGCTCGTGCGTAAGGATAAAGTCGATATGGGGCTATGGCAAGATTCTTTATCCCCTCGTTATCTTATCTTGCCCCTTGATACACATACTTTCAAGCTTTGCAAGAGGCTTAACATCATAGATTCAAAGCAATACAATCTCAAAAGCGCATTACAAGCTACCGACAACCTCGCACTTTTAGACGAGAATGACCCTGTGAAATACGATTTCGCGCTTTATCGCTTGGGGCAAAGTGGCGAGTATAAACATATCCTTTCTTAAAAAATTATACTTAGAATCTTTAAAATCCCGCACAGATTCTAAAGATTCTACAAATCGCTACTTATCTAAGATTCTATCGCCAAGCTCCTTACACAAAGGTGCAGAGAGGACACAGGATATTTTTGGATTTATTGCGAGATTTGGCGGGTCTATGCGGAAAACAACATTCTGTGCGCCAATATGCGCAATAAGTGTAGAATCTTGTAACACAAAGGCGCATTGATGTTTTGGATTAAGAGTAAGCTGATGAAACACATTTCGCGCGTGAGCCATAGATATAGAATCTCCGCGAATGAAGCTATCCGCGTAATAGGCACTCAAAATATACTGCGTATGTGAAAGTTTAGATTTGAGGTGCAAAATGCACTGCCTCTGCGTGATGTGTCCCATATAGCGCACTCCCACACCTGCGACAATCGCTACGATGATAATCACACATAGCAACTCAAACGCACTAAATCCCGCCCTACTGCAATATCGCACCTTAAAACTAGAATATTGCATTTGATGTGCTTAGTGGCACTTCTCGGCGCGTTTTGTGTCGCTCAAGGAGTTTGGCACAAAGCGTAGAATCTGCCTTTGGTTGCACAAAAAACACAATCTTACCTTGTTCTTGGCTAAGGTGAATACAATCATTTTGTGAATCTACCGCGCCATTTTTGGCAAGCTTTATACCATTGCCCTGTGCTATCCAACGCGAATGGCTAAGCCCAGCTAAATCAATCATCTGCGCCCCGTCAATACTATTTGGCTCAAGGTTTTGACTAAAAACCTCTCGTTGAATAGCATTAATTGCACTGACAATATCATTCTCTACTGCGATAAGCTGTGCATCAGCGCGAGTAAATGAGAGACGCGGAATGGCGATAGCCGCAAGGATTCCGAGTATGATGATGACAAACACGAGTTCAAGCATACTAAACGCGCCACGCGTGATGCTTCGCCATTTATTTCTGCGCTTAGACAATGCTTTCATTTACGAATCTATTTCCCAAAGCCTTCAAGCATAAATGGAGGCACGATAAAATCAAGGCTTCCCATACCCTCGAGCGTGTCGCCCTCCGCCTGTATAATAAATCTCATTAGCACACCTTTAGGCACAAGAGCGCGAAAAGAGGGGCAAAGATAAGTAGCAAAGCTTTTTAAATCAGGTTGGTGTCCTACAATAAGCACATTTGAAGCCTTTTGAAATGCTTTTGTTTGTGTTAGCTTCATATATCCATCAAGCCCACAATCTGGCGCAATATCATCACTTATCACAATATAGCTTGATTTAATGTATTTTCTTAGCGGTTTTAAAGTCTGCGTTGTGCGCTTGGCAGGGGAGCAAAATACCATATCAAAACCCAAATTTTTCTTAGCAAAACGCGCAATGTCCCTACTTTGTGCCTTGCCCAATTTGCTAAGAGGACGAAAAATATCGCTCTTATCTTTTGTGCTATTTAAGCGATATTCTTCCCTACTTATCGTATCAGCGTGTCGCAAAAGTGTAATTGTTTTCATAGCCTACTCCTTTAGTTAAAATCTATCTTGCAAATCTTATCTAGCGTAAAATCCGCTCACACATACTCGCCACAAAATCTGCACTTCTCTTTGCAGAACTCTCCAAAAACTCATCAAAACTCACATCAGCACTTCCATCAGCACTATCGCTAATAGAGCGTAAAATACAAAATGGTATCCCGCACGAATCACACACGACAGCCACCGCTGCGCCCTCCATTTCTACCGCTACCGCATTAAAATGCTCCACAATCCACTGCTTTTTCTTACTATCTGCAATAAAACTATCGCCCGAAGCGATAATGCCCTCTTTGAGTGCAATACCCCGCGCTTTGGCGACTTCTTTTGCAATATCATTTAGCTCTGTGGCAGATTCCATATAGAGCTTACTCTCTGGTATGAATCCTAATGCGTGTCCAAAGGCGGTAATATCCACATCATATTGACATAGTTTGCTGCCAAGCACCAGATTACCCACCTTTAAATCTGCGCTTAAACCTCCCGCCACACCGCTAAAAATAATTTTCTCGCAGTTAAATTTAAGAATCATTACACTTGCGCTTAATGCCGCGTGAACCTTGCCTATCTTGCTATATGCGATAAATATCGTGTGATTTTCCCGCGAGATTTCATAATATGTATTACCCCCGATAGAATGCGTTTTGTGTTCGCCAAATCGTTCAAGTAGTGGTGTGATTTCCTCTACCATAGCACCTATGATACCTATTGTCATACGAACTCCTTTTGTGTTATTGTCCTTCAAGGCTACTTAAGCTTAAATTTGAGAGAAAATTCTATAAAAACAAGAGTATTTTTAGAATCTGCACCTTAAGCTAAATTAATTTAGCCCTACGCGTTTTCTATGCCCTCGATACATTCTTTCAAAGTCGCGAGATTGCTTACATTCCAAGTCGGTGCTTGGCTTAGACGCTTATTAAGCCCTTTTAACACACTGCCATTGCCAAATTCTATAAATGTATCTATATTATCTAGCTTTAAAATTGATTGCTTATACAGCACGGGCTTTGTGAGCTGACTGCTAAGCAGCTCTTTTGCCTTTTGCTTTGTGTCATAAAGCTCAAGGGTAGCGTTTGAAAGGATAGGGGTATTGAGGCTTTCATTCAGGCTAGATTCTAAAAGCGCGCTAAAAGGTGCGCTCGCAGATTCTAAAAGCGGACAATGACTTGCAACAGACATTGGCAAAAGCAAGGCGCGTTTAGCTCCTAGTGCCTTTATATCTGCCTCTAATGCGCTTAAATCATCTTTCTTGCCGGCTAAAACGATTTGTCCATCGCCATTATAGTTCGCACACCAAATGCTTTTACCCTCCTTTTGCTTATTTTCACAAAAAGATTCTAATTTCTTGTCATCAAGACCTACAACAACCATCATTCCGGCGTTTTTACCCTCACACGCCTCCGCCATAAGCTCACCCCGCCTGTATATCAGCTCTATGCCCTTTGAAAAACTCGCTCCACCACTTAGCACGACCGCGCTTACCTCACCAAGTGAATGCCCCATCGCTACACTCGCCTTAAGTGGCATTTCATTTTGCAAAACATTATAGGCAATCGCACTCACAAGAAAAATCGCACTTTGTGTGTATTGCGTGAGATTAAGCTTGTCATTTTCCTCAAATAAAAGTTGCTTCATATCTAAATGTAATGTGTCTCCTGCCTCCTCAAAAAGTGTCTTTGCGATGGCAAAATTATCGTAAAACTCTTTACCCATACCTACACTTTGTGAGCCTTGTCCGGGAAATATAAAAGCATATCTCATCATTTAATCCTTTAGATTCTATTTTATCCTCACAGAGAGATTCTAAAAAATGTGATTGTAGCAAACTTCATATAAACCAAGCATTAAACATTTTTTTACCATTGCTTTAATGCCTTTTTATGCCCTTAGTAATTTAAAGATATAAAATCTCAAGCAAAGGCTTTGGTTAAGTGTAGTTTTATGAATTTTTCCATACAATAACGCTCCTTTTTGTTTCTGCAATTTTGGTTTCTATAAAAATTTTAGATTCTGTAAAAGCGCAAAAAGTCTATGGACAGGTGGGTGAGTTGGCTGAAACCACATCCCTGCTAAGGATGCATAGCCGCAAGGTTATCGAGGGTTCGAATCCCTCCCTGTCCGCCACCCTCTTACCTCATCACTTTTTCACATATATTTTTAGTGCGCAATCAAGTCGCGTGAGTTAGATTCTGTGCATTTCATAAAACTACACAAATTCATTGATAATTTGTGTATAATCACAGCTATGAATAAACAAGTTAGTATGAATTTTGCCAAAGTGAATATATGGCATTTAGCCGCCACAATAGGCATTTTTTGCCTTATTGTTGGTATGTTAAGAATCTTTGGCTGGAGTGAGCCGGAAGTATATCCGCAGATTCAAAAGGATATTTTCTTAGCCATCAATTCGCTTTGGTCCAATGTCCCATCTCTCGCACACAATCTTACCCAACTCGGTGATGCGAGTGTAGCATTCGCACTCTTGCTAGTGTTATTCATCGCACCTAAGCTTTGGGAAGCACTTATCGCAAGCTCCTTGCTTTCCCTTGTGCTTTCTGCATTATTCAAGACAATCTATGCAATGCCACGTCCAGCACGCGCTTTTGAGAATACTTTTAATATCATCGGTGAGCGACTAGCAGGCACAAATAGCCTACCATCAGGGCATTCGATCACTATATTCACGATACTTTCTGTGCTGCTTTTTGCTTTTATGCCAAGCACTCGCAAATGGCGTTTGCCTTTTATCATAGGTATCACTCTTTTGGGTGTATTTGTGGGGCTTTCACGCGTGGGCGTGGGAGCACACTATCCGCTAGATGTCCTTGTGGGCGCGTCCCTTGGGTGTGTGTGCGGAGTCTTTGGTGTGCTTGTGGCGAGTAAGACGCGTATTTTTGCTTGGCTAGATTCACATTTTGGTTTGCTTATTTTTGCTACTTTGGGCGCAGTTGCCGTGGTGATGGCGATTCAAAATATCAGCAAATATAATCTTGCGGTATTTTATCTTGCACTTATTTGTGCGTTAGGCTGCTTATTTATGATACTCCATAAGTATTTTACTAGCGCTCAAAGATTGGATTTACAATGCACCATTCAACCCCCCCCAAGCCAATCTATTGTATTTATTTTCGTCATCTCCGCACTTCAAGTAGCGTTTTTCCATTTTCCTTTTTTAGGATTCGTGTGGGTAAATCTCACTTTAGATTCAATCAATGCAATTGTGCTATTTGTCTCACTCGTGCTATTTTTGTTCGCACTTACTACACTTATGCCACTCTTATTAGCACTCATCTCTTTCAATCTCACCAAAATATGGTTCGCAATTACCTCAATCACAAACGCCATAGCGGTGTATTTTGTCTCTGTATATGGAGTGTTTTTAGATAAAACGATGATGGGCAATCTCTTTAATACAAACCCAGCAGAAGCAGGAGAATTTCTATCTTTGAAAATGGCACTATTTATAATTATACTCGGTATTCTCCCAGCGTGTTTTCTGCTCTTTGAAAAGGTGGCAAGACCTACACGCAAATCACTTGCTAAGAGCTTAGGCTTGATATTTTTTACGCTTATTGTGCTTGCTGGAGTTAATTTTCAAAATCTATTGTGGTTTGATAAATACTCTAAACAACTTGGCGCACTTATTATGCCTTGGTCATATATAGGTAACTCGGTGCGGTATTTTCAAGGGGAGTTAGCAAAAAATAAAAAAGAGATTCCACTCCCTGATGCACGCATTACAAATGACAAAAAATCTGTAGTCGTGCTAGTGATTGGTGAATCTGCGCGTGCAAAAAACTTCTCATTCTATGGTTACTCACGCAATACCAACCCTCTCCTTTTAGAAGTGTCAGGACTTCGACATTTTTATGCAAAATCAAGCACGACATATACGAGTGCATCTGTGAAAAATATGCTTTCATACAAGGATAGCACGAATCTGTATGAAATATTGCCAAACTATCTTGCACGCACTGGGGTAGATGTGATGTGGCGTTCGACAAATTGGGGTGAGCC from Helicobacter typhlonius includes these protein-coding regions:
- a CDS encoding potassium channel family protein, which encodes MFLKVKKFLNWGNRPKPDISLSGELYEQLKPFRLPFILVQLFILFGTLGYLILEDYDLMHAFFQASYTFTNTGFGSLNEDTFNTITIIFTVLLMIGGAGVVTFSVAFIMGVVNNGVLIALIKEQKMVYKIARLQNHYVICYHNEFTMQLAQQFLKSHIPFVVVDNAPDFEIQAKKHKYPHYIVDDPHTHIAMLKSHLSSAKGIVSFSKNAADNITMVVSARLFEEELKRKPYYIIATANSEEESQKLKKLSCDSVISAPKLMAQRISAMAVRPDMENLLERFLYRHDTPLDLEEIIVPKYSWLVLRKLKEAHFRDITNVSVVGLTQKDGTYITMPNGNTIVSSECKLLVIGSGDNIRDTKRLIMKKQKPREVDYV
- the rpmB gene encoding 50S ribosomal protein L28, with protein sequence MAKKCFFTGKGPMVGNNVSHANNKTKRRSLPNLRSIALKLEDGTSVRVRVAASTLRTMKKYS
- a CDS encoding HlyD family secretion protein, which gives rise to MKISLKYVALAVIALCFVLWLIISFTRAYEPKENRIYAQVQAREYAISSKVAGRVENIFVKKGDMLKKGDLVYSINSPELEAKLEQARAGYEAAKALSTETNRGARVETIQSAKDVWQGARTMANLAKSTYERIESLYKDGVVSQQRRDETYANYTTAKHNESVAYQQYKLALDGASSETKIAAQAKEDAAAGQVSEVESYAKDTQAIAPANGEISNVLLHEGELSPSGFPVVLMIDMNDAWISFYVPEYRLQDFPKDRTFKAYIPALNKEVEFKVTFVSVMGDFATWRATSAHKGYDVRTFEVEAYPLMPVDGLRVGMSVLID
- a CDS encoding TolC family protein, producing MKKWIFLMIFAYAHAEYLSLESAYNQVLAQNDGLKSSQSALQKQEKLRSATKMIYLPQISLNASYIHLNEQMHLPFFDTSALPPLLAGLKPVALQDQNIVFGVLNIMYPLFTGGKRYFANKLSQIALEDATLALKLKELSLFEDCTKLYYGAVLAQQILNTLEEANAGHLAHYQNAQKLQEKGQIARLETLQAQVNYDKSNIEVQKARDNLDIAYIALNAMLGRNGTGALNLVKNIDIKQEAWLEKVDYFVNKTFEVYPALRMIDNKKKGADELSRIEFSSFLPDVGLFGSYMVTDNTSLFEKALPNWYVGVGARWSLLSPNGRIQKYQASKIASLEAQYALTQAQKDLKTLCEKTYNEVLSYKTQYFSLSSSIELASENLKLRKSAFVQGLSTSTEVSDAQNALSLAIIERQSVAYNYVIALSRLFALSDEIERFYGFFNKVGEME
- a CDS encoding TIGR02757 family protein encodes the protein MQKLKNTLDECYTRHNTECELNEDKPDPLLVVKSFESSSIVAEIALICALLSYGNASLIVKMLQSLDFSLLESKDKIRQSDKESFPYYRFQTRTDIKHLFLIIATMLEKQSLKAHFINAFKNPPTNLTHWRQSKNFYHARMLYSISSCINLFHHYANKLNIPISSGLSFALGTSCSEILKIKGNPPSGTGAFKRWNMLLRWLVRKDKVDMGLWQDSLSPRYLILPLDTHTFKLCKRLNIIDSKQYNLKSALQATDNLALLDENDPVKYDFALYRLGQSGEYKHILS
- a CDS encoding type II secretion system protein → MQYSSFKVRYCSRAGFSAFELLCVIIIVAIVAGVGVRYMGHITQRQCILHLKSKLSHTQYILSAYYADSFIRGDSISMAHARNVFHQLTLNPKHQCAFVLQDSTLIAHIGAQNVVFRIDPPNLAINPKISCVLSAPLCKELGDRILDK
- a CDS encoding prepilin-type N-terminal cleavage/methylation domain-containing protein, which translates into the protein MKALSKRRNKWRSITRGAFSMLELVFVIIILGILAAIAIPRLSFTRADAQLIAVENDIVSAINAIQREVFSQNLEPNSIDGAQMIDLAGLSHSRWIAQGNGIKLAKNGAVDSQNDCIHLSQEQGKIVFFVQPKADSTLCAKLLERHKTRREVPLSTSNAIF
- a CDS encoding SixA phosphatase family protein; this encodes MKTITLLRHADTISREEYRLNSTKDKSDIFRPLSKLGKAQSRDIARFAKKNLGFDMVFCSPAKRTTQTLKPLRKYIKSSYIVISDDIAPDCGLDGYMKLTQTKAFQKASNVLIVGHQPDLKSFATYLCPSFRALVPKGVLMRFIIQAEGDTLEGMGSLDFIVPPFMLEGFGK
- a CDS encoding 5'-methylthioadenosine/adenosylhomocysteine nucleosidase — its product is MTIGIIGAMVEEITPLLERFGEHKTHSIGGNTYYEISRENHTIFIAYSKIGKVHAALSASVMILKFNCEKIIFSGVAGGLSADLKVGNLVLGSKLCQYDVDITAFGHALGFIPESKLYMESATELNDIAKEVAKARGIALKEGIIASGDSFIADSKKKQWIVEHFNAVAVEMEGAAVAVVCDSCGIPFCILRSISDSADGSADVSFDEFLESSAKRSADFVASMCERILR
- the fabD gene encoding ACP S-malonyltransferase, which codes for MRYAFIFPGQGSQSVGMGKEFYDNFAIAKTLFEEAGDTLHLDMKQLLFEENDKLNLTQYTQSAIFLVSAIAYNVLQNEMPLKASVAMGHSLGEVSAVVLSGGASFSKGIELIYRRGELMAEACEGKNAGMMVVVGLDDKKLESFCENKQKEGKSIWCANYNGDGQIVLAGKKDDLSALEADIKALGAKRALLLPMSVASHCPLLESASAPFSALLESSLNESLNTPILSNATLELYDTKQKAKELLSSQLTKPVLYKQSILKLDNIDTFIEFGNGSVLKGLNKRLSQAPTWNVSNLATLKECIEGIENA
- the eptA gene encoding phosphoethanolamine--lipid A transferase EptA yields the protein MNKQVSMNFAKVNIWHLAATIGIFCLIVGMLRIFGWSEPEVYPQIQKDIFLAINSLWSNVPSLAHNLTQLGDASVAFALLLVLFIAPKLWEALIASSLLSLVLSALFKTIYAMPRPARAFENTFNIIGERLAGTNSLPSGHSITIFTILSVLLFAFMPSTRKWRLPFIIGITLLGVFVGLSRVGVGAHYPLDVLVGASLGCVCGVFGVLVASKTRIFAWLDSHFGLLIFATLGAVAVVMAIQNISKYNLAVFYLALICALGCLFMILHKYFTSAQRLDLQCTIQPPPSQSIVFIFVISALQVAFFHFPFLGFVWVNLTLDSINAIVLFVSLVLFLFALTTLMPLLLALISFNLTKIWFAITSITNAIAVYFVSVYGVFLDKTMMGNLFNTNPAEAGEFLSLKMALFIIILGILPACFLLFEKVARPTRKSLAKSLGLIFFTLIVLAGVNFQNLLWFDKYSKQLGALIMPWSYIGNSVRYFQGELAKNKKEIPLPDARITNDKKSVVVLVIGESARAKNFSFYGYSRNTNPLLLEVSGLRHFYAKSSTTYTSASVKNMLSYKDSTNLYEILPNYLARTGVDVMWRSTNWGEPPLHLPSENIMRYSQLAEKYTHLDDSYESALVAGLIEDIELAKSPKVLIFIHTSTSHGPTYYKKYPPQFEVFKPVCKSVEPKGCLQSEIINAYDNTILYTDFLLHSVISQLSKLDKYDSTMIYVSDHGESLGENGVYMHGIPLAFAPKEQYEIPFFVWSSNASRIKDLNEATHFHIFHSVLTFLDVESEVLDEKMSIFTKEE